From a single Kitasatospora sp. NBC_00458 genomic region:
- the rplO gene encoding 50S ribosomal protein L15 codes for MADSPIKVHNLRPAPGAKTDKIRVGRGEGSKGKTAGRGTKGTKARYQVPQRFEGGQMPLHMRLPKLKGFKNPFKITFQVVNLDKLAELYPQGGEVTVEDLVAKGAVRKNSLVKVLGTGEISVALQVTVDAVSGSATEKITAAGGTVTELV; via the coding sequence ATGGCTGACTCGCCGATCAAGGTGCACAACCTGCGTCCCGCCCCGGGTGCCAAGACCGACAAGATCCGTGTCGGCCGTGGTGAAGGCTCCAAGGGTAAGACCGCCGGTCGTGGTACCAAGGGCACCAAGGCCCGCTACCAGGTTCCGCAGCGCTTCGAGGGTGGCCAGATGCCCCTCCACATGCGCCTGCCGAAGCTGAAGGGCTTCAAGAACCCGTTCAAGATCACGTTCCAGGTCGTCAACCTCGACAAGCTGGCCGAGCTCTACCCGCAGGGTGGAGAGGTCACCGTCGAGGACCTGGTCGCCAAGGGCGCGGTTCGCAAGAACTCCCTCGTCAAGGTGCTCGGCACCGGCGAGATCTCGGTCGCCCTGCAGGTGACGGTCGACGCCGTCTCCGGCTCGGCCACCGAGAAGATCACCGCCGCCGGCGGCACCGTCACCGAGCTCGTCTGA
- the rpmD gene encoding 50S ribosomal protein L30, with the protein MARLKITQTKSYIGSKQNHRETLRSLGLKRMHDVVVKEDRPEIRGMAQTVRHLVTVEEVD; encoded by the coding sequence ATGGCTCGCCTGAAGATCACGCAGACCAAGTCCTACATCGGCAGCAAGCAGAACCACCGCGAGACGCTGCGCTCGCTGGGTCTGAAGCGCATGCACGATGTGGTCGTCAAGGAGGACCGTCCCGAGATCCGCGGGATGGCCCAGACCGTGCGTCACCTCGTCACGGTCGAGGAGGTGGACTGA
- the rpsE gene encoding 30S ribosomal protein S5: protein MAGPQRRGSGAGGGTGGGERRDRKRDDRGNAPAVEKTAYVERVVAINRVAKVVKGGRRFSFTALVVVGDGDGTVGVGYGKAKEVPAAIAKGVEEAKKNFFKVPRIQGTIAHPVQGEKAAGVVLLKPAAPGTGVIAGGPVRAVLECAGVHDILSKSLGSDNAINIVHATVAALKQIQRPEEVAARRGLPLEDVAPAGLLRARAAAGVSA, encoded by the coding sequence ATGGCTGGACCCCAGCGCCGCGGTAGCGGCGCCGGCGGCGGCACCGGCGGTGGCGAGCGGCGTGACCGTAAGCGTGACGACCGGGGCAACGCCCCCGCCGTCGAGAAGACCGCTTACGTCGAGCGTGTCGTCGCGATCAACCGTGTCGCGAAGGTTGTCAAGGGTGGTCGTCGTTTCAGCTTCACCGCGCTGGTCGTGGTGGGCGACGGTGACGGCACCGTAGGTGTCGGTTACGGGAAGGCGAAGGAGGTTCCGGCCGCCATCGCCAAGGGTGTTGAGGAGGCCAAGAAGAACTTCTTCAAGGTCCCCCGTATCCAGGGCACCATCGCGCACCCCGTTCAGGGCGAGAAGGCCGCCGGCGTCGTGCTGCTGAAGCCCGCCGCCCCCGGTACCGGTGTTATCGCCGGTGGCCCGGTGCGTGCCGTCCTGGAGTGCGCCGGCGTCCACGACATCCTGTCGAAGTCGCTCGGCTCGGACAACGCGATCAACATCGTGCACGCCACGGTTGCCGCGCTGAAGCAGATCCAGCGTCCCGAGGAGGTCGCGGCCCGCCGTGGCCTGCCGCTTGAGGACGTGGCTCCGGCCGGTCTGCTGCGTGCTCGGGCTGCTGCCGGGGTGAGTGCCTGA
- the rplR gene encoding 50S ribosomal protein L18 has translation MSVSVKIGKGNAYKSAARKRRAIRVRKRVVGSEVRPRLVVTRSNRHMVAQVIDDAKGHTLASASTLDVSIKGAEGDKTELAKKVGSLVAERAKAAGIESVVFDRAGNRYAGRIAALADAAREAGLDF, from the coding sequence ATGAGTGTCTCTGTCAAGATCGGCAAGGGCAACGCCTACAAGAGCGCCGCTCGCAAGCGCCGCGCGATCCGCGTTCGCAAGCGCGTCGTCGGCAGCGAGGTGCGTCCGCGCCTCGTCGTGACGCGCTCGAACCGTCACATGGTCGCCCAGGTCATCGACGACGCCAAGGGTCACACCCTGGCGTCGGCGTCCACCCTCGACGTGTCCATCAAGGGCGCCGAGGGCGACAAGACCGAGCTGGCCAAGAAGGTCGGGAGCCTGGTCGCCGAGCGCGCCAAGGCCGCCGGCATCGAGTCGGTCGTCTTCGACCGCGCGGGCAACCGGTACGCCGGCCGCATCGCCGCCCTGGCGGACGCGGCCCGCGAGGCCGGGCTCGACTTCTAA